The proteins below come from a single Bryobacter aggregatus MPL3 genomic window:
- the ggt gene encoding gamma-glutamyltransferase — protein MRPLALALAFSILSAQETPLPATPVSARDQARSMIVSKYGIVAAPQYLASQAGAKILEAGGNAVDAAIAANAMTGLTQPYVNGIGGDLFAIYYEAKSGKLYGLNSSGWTPKALTTEYLKSKGIDKIDPIGVHAITVPGAVAGWDALRKRFGTMPFSRLLAPAIYYAENGFSMPEWGAKSWISDKLLKQPGYTATYQPGGVTPELGDTFKNPSLGESFRQIAAKGRDAYYKGSMTENMVKFLQAQGGTHTKEDFAEYEPEWVDPISTTYRGWKIYELPPNGQGVAALSMLNIMESFPIGDYGPNSTAALHVMIEAKKLAYADMAHYVGDPRFTAVPVAAMLSKELAAKRAQQIQMDKASCKVLPSEISQSLNAKGRETIYLSVVDKDGNIVSLIQSNYAGYGTGMVAPGAGFSFHNRGAGFELSPDKPNTLMGRKRPLHTIIPAFMQKDDITIGFGIMGGWNQSQAHAQFVANIVDFKMNVQMALESARFTKLTFEGCDVQMETRIPESVRLDLQKRGHLITPLPGFSSTVGNGEAVLHDKKRGVNFAGADPRTDSAAVAQLPAIP, from the coding sequence ATGCGCCCCCTCGCCCTCGCTCTCGCTTTCTCGATCCTCTCGGCACAAGAAACTCCTCTTCCGGCAACACCTGTATCTGCACGGGACCAAGCACGGTCGATGATCGTTTCAAAATATGGGATCGTAGCCGCACCGCAATACCTTGCCTCTCAGGCTGGCGCAAAAATCCTCGAAGCCGGCGGCAATGCGGTGGATGCCGCGATTGCTGCCAATGCGATGACGGGCCTGACCCAACCTTATGTGAATGGGATCGGTGGCGACCTGTTTGCCATCTACTACGAAGCCAAATCAGGCAAACTCTACGGCCTGAATTCAAGTGGATGGACCCCGAAGGCGCTGACCACGGAATATCTGAAATCGAAAGGGATCGACAAAATCGATCCAATTGGCGTCCACGCCATTACCGTACCCGGAGCCGTCGCGGGCTGGGATGCCTTACGCAAGCGTTTCGGCACAATGCCCTTCTCGAGGTTGCTCGCCCCTGCTATCTATTATGCCGAGAATGGATTCTCAATGCCAGAGTGGGGAGCCAAAAGCTGGATCAGCGACAAACTCCTGAAGCAACCCGGCTACACGGCCACCTATCAGCCCGGAGGCGTCACGCCTGAACTGGGCGACACCTTCAAGAACCCGTCCCTCGGAGAAAGCTTCCGCCAGATCGCGGCAAAGGGCCGGGACGCCTATTACAAGGGCAGCATGACCGAGAACATGGTGAAGTTCCTCCAGGCTCAGGGCGGCACGCACACGAAGGAAGACTTTGCGGAGTATGAGCCGGAATGGGTGGACCCCATCTCCACCACCTACCGCGGCTGGAAGATCTACGAACTGCCGCCCAACGGACAGGGGGTCGCCGCTCTCTCGATGCTGAATATCATGGAGAGCTTCCCCATCGGGGACTACGGCCCCAATTCCACGGCAGCTCTCCACGTCATGATCGAAGCAAAAAAGCTTGCCTATGCCGACATGGCCCACTACGTCGGCGACCCTCGCTTCACTGCCGTGCCCGTCGCGGCCATGCTGTCCAAAGAGCTGGCGGCCAAGCGTGCCCAGCAGATCCAGATGGACAAGGCCAGTTGCAAGGTGTTGCCAAGTGAGATTAGCCAAAGCCTCAACGCCAAAGGCAGGGAGACCATCTATCTGTCCGTCGTCGACAAGGATGGCAATATTGTCTCGCTGATCCAGAGCAACTACGCCGGCTATGGGACCGGCATGGTCGCCCCGGGAGCGGGCTTCTCCTTCCACAATCGTGGCGCGGGTTTCGAGCTCAGCCCCGACAAGCCAAATACGCTCATGGGCCGCAAGCGCCCCTTGCACACCATCATCCCGGCCTTCATGCAGAAGGATGACATCACGATCGGCTTCGGCATCATGGGCGGCTGGAACCAGTCGCAGGCCCACGCGCAGTTTGTCGCCAATATCGTCGACTTCAAGATGAATGTGCAGATGGCGCTTGAAAGCGCCCGCTTCACGAAGCTGACATTTGAGGGCTGCGATGTCCAGATGGAAACCCGCATTCCTGAATCGGTTCGCCTGGATCTCCAGAAGCGCGGCCACCTCATTACGCCGCTGCCTGGCTTTTCGAGCACGGTCGGCAATGGCGAGGCGGTTCTGCACGACAAGAAGCGCGGTGTGAACTTTGCCGGCGCCGACCCGCGCACCGATTCCGCCGCAGTCGCGCAGTTGCCGGCGATCCCCTAA
- a CDS encoding aspartyl protease family protein, protein MLLLALLLTIEFPFRFASPEIPLVLIEVGVNEGRPMIAVLDTGQGVSPLLLSDVQAKQLGIAYREEDRVANTFGIGPNSGPRIYKARIQSMRLGGQTLPAMDIGVTDALRPIAEAIEQPLSANLGYLFLKDYTLVLNYRSKVVLLSSNALTKGTSFTLGSRKPLAIIEGRINGQGPYRFAVDTGASNSVLSQTLAQRLMLPHGIPVPVMGASGSSAGYMTKVQNFDIAGRRFADFTFATGDFFDAMSAAAGATVDGVLGANAFQDAVLTIDYPNRRLSITQP, encoded by the coding sequence ATGCTGCTTCTGGCATTGCTCTTGACGATTGAGTTTCCCTTCCGCTTTGCCTCCCCGGAGATTCCGCTGGTGCTGATCGAGGTGGGAGTGAACGAAGGACGGCCGATGATTGCTGTCCTCGATACTGGCCAAGGCGTCTCTCCGCTGCTGCTCTCCGATGTGCAAGCCAAGCAACTGGGCATCGCCTATCGCGAAGAAGACCGGGTGGCGAATACCTTCGGCATCGGGCCCAACAGTGGGCCTCGTATCTATAAGGCGCGCATCCAATCGATGCGGCTCGGTGGGCAAACGCTCCCGGCCATGGATATTGGTGTCACCGACGCGCTGCGGCCGATTGCCGAAGCGATTGAGCAGCCACTGTCAGCCAATCTCGGCTATCTCTTTCTCAAGGACTATACGCTCGTGCTGAACTACCGCTCGAAGGTGGTGCTTCTGTCGAGCAACGCCCTCACCAAGGGCACCTCCTTTACGCTGGGCAGCAGAAAGCCGCTTGCGATCATCGAGGGGCGCATCAATGGCCAAGGCCCTTATCGATTTGCTGTCGATACCGGAGCGTCGAACTCTGTGCTTTCGCAAACCCTCGCGCAACGGCTGATGTTGCCGCACGGAATTCCGGTTCCGGTGATGGGCGCTTCCGGCTCTTCAGCGGGCTACATGACCAAGGTGCAGAACTTCGACATTGCCGGCCGCCGCTTTGCGGATTTCACCTTTGCTACCGGCGATTTCTTCGACGCGATGAGCGCGGCGGCCGGAGCAACCGTCGATGGCGTGCTGGGAGCGAACGCGTTTCAGGATGCGGTGCTGACCATCGACTATCCGAATCGCCGGCTGAGCATCACGCAGCCTTAG
- a CDS encoding sigma-54-dependent transcriptional regulator, protein MAKRILIVDDEENIGRSLRLILEREGYSVLTANSTAAFQQSPRADLYMLDVRLPDGSGIDILRQVIGQQPEAPVLMISGHATIADAVDAVRAGAFDFLEKPLSRERVLLAIRHAFERTELKKENIQLREQLGTGPRMIGNSPAFQRVVEQATLAARADARVLLIGESGTGKELLAAHIHQSSPFASGPFVKVNCAAIPNELIESELFGHEKGAFTGATAMRRGKFELADGGTLFLDEVGDLASASQAKLLRVLQEGEFHRVGGEQSIKVQVRVVSATNKDLQALAQKQQFREDLYYRLAVVPIRMPSLRERVNDIPAMVEYFLDEFCRRNAFKPKTISPAALEALANYHWPGNARELRNIVERMAILTPGDAIDEESVPVEIEIAGISRNSLHEAREGAEREALLKALDDSGWNVSQAARALGLERTNLHKRMKALQLARRK, encoded by the coding sequence ATGGCAAAACGAATCCTTATCGTCGATGACGAAGAAAATATTGGCCGCTCCCTTCGCCTGATTCTGGAGCGCGAAGGCTATTCGGTATTGACGGCAAACTCGACGGCGGCTTTCCAGCAATCGCCTCGAGCCGACCTCTACATGCTCGATGTGCGCCTGCCCGATGGCAGCGGCATCGACATTCTGCGCCAGGTCATCGGGCAACAGCCGGAGGCGCCGGTGTTGATGATCTCGGGCCACGCGACCATTGCCGATGCGGTCGATGCGGTGCGTGCCGGGGCCTTTGATTTTCTCGAGAAGCCGCTGTCGCGCGAGCGGGTTTTGCTCGCAATCCGCCATGCCTTTGAGCGCACCGAACTGAAGAAAGAGAACATCCAGCTCCGCGAGCAACTGGGCACCGGCCCCCGGATGATTGGCAACTCGCCGGCCTTCCAACGCGTGGTGGAGCAGGCAACGCTCGCGGCCCGCGCCGATGCTCGTGTCTTGTTGATTGGCGAATCGGGGACGGGTAAGGAACTGCTGGCTGCGCACATCCACCAGTCGAGCCCCTTTGCTTCCGGGCCTTTCGTCAAGGTAAACTGCGCGGCGATTCCAAATGAGTTGATCGAGAGCGAACTCTTCGGTCATGAGAAGGGTGCCTTCACCGGCGCGACGGCCATGCGGCGGGGGAAGTTTGAGCTGGCCGATGGCGGCACTCTCTTTCTCGATGAGGTGGGCGACCTGGCCAGCGCCAGCCAGGCAAAGCTCTTGCGCGTTTTGCAGGAAGGCGAGTTCCACCGGGTAGGCGGAGAGCAATCGATCAAGGTACAGGTGCGCGTGGTCAGTGCGACCAATAAGGACCTGCAGGCGCTGGCCCAGAAGCAGCAGTTTCGCGAAGACCTCTACTATCGCCTCGCGGTGGTGCCGATCCGGATGCCCAGCTTGCGCGAGCGAGTGAACGACATTCCGGCGATGGTCGAATACTTTCTCGATGAGTTCTGCCGCCGCAATGCGTTTAAGCCGAAGACAATCTCTCCGGCGGCGCTCGAGGCGCTGGCGAATTATCACTGGCCCGGCAATGCCCGCGAACTCCGCAACATTGTTGAGCGAATGGCGATTCTGACGCCGGGCGATGCGATCGATGAGGAGTCAGTTCCGGTGGAGATTGAGATTGCCGGGATCAGCCGCAATTCTTTGCACGAGGCGCGCGAAGGCGCTGAGCGGGAAGCGTTGCTCAAGGCTCTCGACGACAGTGGCTGGAATGTTTCGCAGGCTGCCCGGGCACTGGGCCTCGAACGGACCAACCTCCACAAACGAATGAAAGCACTCCAACTGGCGCGGAGGAAGTAA
- a CDS encoding sensor histidine kinase, giving the protein MRRLRDKLLLLFLLATLAPMGATLYVSLRLLNQSLDLAPITELEESTTQLEASGKLLYQTARELLREKAKHHEIEAQPMPSIRLEEGEAERVFLDGADIVLLRPEGAYRLRLGSVRLSQLQLDLARSRELIASHQDRNWKRGFFLTLASVAGGIWVVALLAMLYFTARVTQPIQNLTRALREFAAGKRNTLAVSGRDEVAEAITSFNDMSEQIERSREKLLYFTRLESWQMLARKMAHEVKNSLTPIRLTVEEMVARSHPDERPFLEQASQIVTDEVQTLERRVRAFGDFSSEPPLMLVSLDVDALVEERVAFLKTAHPEVIYRTQFEGGEAVADPDLLKGILTNLLENAADAVGRGGVIRVSTETLAGGVAITIEDSGPGLSLLARESLFQPTISFKRTGMGLGLSIAKRSAVLMGGDLEFVKSSLGGAAFRLQIWQNESLSSMTKKILAAPFA; this is encoded by the coding sequence ATGCGAAGACTGCGCGACAAACTGCTTCTGCTCTTCCTCCTCGCTACCTTAGCGCCCATGGGGGCCACGCTCTATGTCTCGCTGCGGCTCTTGAACCAATCGCTCGACCTCGCGCCAATCACCGAACTGGAAGAATCCACCACGCAGTTAGAAGCGTCCGGCAAGTTGCTCTACCAGACCGCTCGCGAACTGCTGCGCGAGAAGGCGAAGCATCATGAGATTGAAGCGCAGCCGATGCCCAGCATCCGGCTTGAAGAAGGCGAGGCAGAACGCGTTTTCCTCGATGGGGCCGACATTGTGTTGCTGCGGCCGGAAGGAGCCTATCGCCTCAGGCTTGGCAGCGTTCGCCTGTCGCAGTTGCAATTGGATCTGGCGCGCAGCAGGGAACTGATCGCCTCCCATCAGGATCGAAACTGGAAGCGCGGCTTCTTCCTTACCCTCGCCTCTGTGGCGGGTGGCATCTGGGTGGTCGCACTGCTGGCGATGCTTTACTTCACCGCCCGGGTGACCCAACCTATTCAGAACCTCACCCGTGCCTTGCGGGAATTTGCCGCAGGCAAGCGCAACACGCTTGCGGTATCGGGACGCGACGAGGTGGCTGAGGCAATCACCAGCTTCAATGACATGTCGGAGCAAATCGAGCGCAGCCGCGAGAAGTTGCTGTACTTCACCCGCCTCGAATCCTGGCAGATGCTGGCCCGCAAGATGGCCCACGAAGTGAAGAACTCGCTGACGCCAATCCGCCTGACGGTCGAAGAGATGGTGGCGCGTAGCCATCCCGACGAGCGGCCCTTTCTCGAACAGGCTTCGCAGATTGTCACCGATGAAGTGCAGACGCTCGAGCGCCGCGTGCGCGCCTTTGGCGACTTCTCGAGCGAGCCGCCGCTGATGCTGGTTTCCCTGGATGTTGACGCCTTGGTGGAAGAGCGGGTGGCTTTCCTCAAAACCGCACACCCGGAAGTGATCTATCGAACTCAATTCGAGGGCGGGGAAGCCGTGGCCGACCCGGACCTGCTGAAGGGCATCCTGACGAATCTGCTGGAAAACGCAGCCGATGCGGTGGGCCGTGGCGGCGTGATCCGGGTGAGTACGGAAACGCTGGCCGGCGGCGTGGCAATCACGATTGAAGACTCCGGGCCGGGCTTGAGCCTGCTGGCCCGGGAGAGTCTCTTCCAGCCCACCATCTCCTTCAAACGTACGGGAATGGGCCTGGGCCTTTCGATTGCCAAGCGCAGCGCGGTGTTGATGGGTGGAGATCTTGAGTTCGTAAAAAGTTCCCTAGGAGGGGCAGCGTTCCGCTTGCAGATATGGCAAAACGAATCCTTATCGTCGATGACGAAGAAAATATTGGCCGCTCCCTTCGCCTGA